In Misgurnus anguillicaudatus chromosome 14, ASM2758022v2, whole genome shotgun sequence, the genomic window gtatttaaaagaaaaaaacattttgaaagagAAAAGAATGAATGTGCCTATctgtttaacatttttaatattgacaaaatgtctcactttcacTTATTTCTTATTTCATTGGTCATGAAGATAATTGAgtatctgtctctctctctgtctgacAGATCGAGGTTATGGCACGTGTGAGATCGACTGGGTTAAAGCTAACTACTCCACCATACACAAGTCCTACATCATCTCCATTCTCATCTTCTGTTTCTTTATGCCTGTCCTCATCATGCTCTTCTCCTACATCTCCATTATTAACACTGTCAAACGGGGAAACGCCATGTCTGCAGAGGGCGACCTGACCGACCGACAGCGAAAAATCGAGAGAGACGTCACAGTTgtgagtaaatataaaaaatggccattaaatactgaaatatattctgaaatgtttacaaaaagtatttttcaacaATATATTTTggccactttttaaaaaaatatatatttaaaaaataaatacattttaaagcatttttattcattttgcaatggaagaaaaacttgttacaaaacaatatacaTAACAGGcttgaaaacattaaaattaaatatatttttaactgcaAATTTTAtacttacattttatacaaacttttatattttggccaggaaaattttatttttgccatatgggttgtaaaataagaaatgtatttgttgcccctggcctgaaatattttttgaaatatatgaatatatgaaggttaaaactaaatatatgtaaattcaaaaatatatttaatgaagctttactttttacaaaatgtatttcccatatatttaaaacatatttttggccaaataaatttatttttaatccagCAAACACAGACTGTTTCCCCAACATTAGTTTTCcgctttttgttttttgtaaccAAAAACAAATTTATAGGTTTTTGCAACCACAAAACAACGTttccataacgttgcagggtggttatttttaaaataacctaaaaataatgtTTCCCTTAACGTTATTCTAACTTTAGAGGAACAATAAACTAACCTAAAAAACTTTCCtagctaaccaaaaacaaaccttggaaaataacgTTATGGAAACCAAAAACCCTTTGAGAACAAAAAACTAatgttaggggaacgttttggAAAACAAAAATTATTATCTAGGAAGTTTTAaatgctttaatgacgtcactcaCTGAGAGTTTTACACTTCTTTTGTCCTAATGTTGTTCATTTGTAACCTAATCTGTTTTTTCGGTTCTGTTTGATTCTCAGGTTTCTATTGTGATCTGCACCGCGTTTATTCTTGCCTGGTCTCCATACGCCGTGGTGTCCATGTGGTCCGCGTGGGGTTTTCACGTGCCGAATCTCACGAGCATCTTCACGCGACTCTTCGCTAAGTCCGCGAGCTTCTATAACCCGCTCATTTATTTCGGCCTGAGCTCGAAGTTTCGCAGGGATGTGCGTGTGCTGTTACCCTGCAGGGGTGACGGTAAAGATAACGTCAAACTCAAACGCGTCAAAAAGATCAAAGGGAGGGCGGACGCGTCACCTGTGGACCTGCGCGAAGAGAACCAGCAGAAGCACGAGATGAAGTACCGACCGGAGCGAGAGCCGCTGAACCCCGCGCCCAGCCCGGACTCCGGTGTGGGGAGTCACCCTGAAAGTCCTCCTAACAACCAACACGAGCTCTGTACAGACGAACACGAACCCGAGTCTGAATGCGTCAGACTGTAGATCAGAAGgaaattattcatttttttaaacatttgaatattaggatttttaaatgttttgtaaatgaTGAATGTGAATATTGTTCTCAACTGTCCATGTCAATATTATTAGTGTTTTGTTTCAATCACACCTTTTCATCACATCATAAACAAACATGAAGTGTCCAAACACAATCTACAACATACTGAACAAATATGActgtgtgttaaaaaaaacaataaatgttCTACATTCTgcttaatgtttaatgttaatgttgTGACTATTTTGTGTTTGCAGTTCATCAAACAAATAAgagttaaataaaatatcaaTGTGTAAATCTTTGTCGTTATTGTGTTAAAATGATGTTATAGCAGATTGATGTCTGAACCTTAAACAATAACCCTTAAAAAACAGCAAGagaaaatgttgattcatatcaatatgatgtttttttctttcttttaaatttATTCTTGAAAAAAATTTCTCTTGAAAAAAAtttcttttctctttttcaaaatactttttttctttttttcaaaatatttttttctttcaaaatatttttctttcaatttttttcttttcaaaattcttctctttcattttttccctctttcaatatatatattttttctttcaaaataattttttaaaacatttttttctctttcaaaagTTTTCctctttgatttttttcttttaatatttatttttctttctttcaaaatattttttctttcaaatttttctctttcaatataattttttctgtatttcaaatgttttgttctttcaaatTTTGTTTCCTCTTTcaatataatgttttttttttcttttaaaattattttttcttaaaaacttttCTTCTCTTTCAAAAATGTTTCTCTTTCAAATGTTTCTCTTTCTATATCATTATTTCtctatttcaatttttttctaccaagcccctaaggtgacattggagtaaaacatatataaagtttagtttcatgtgctcacgtgaaaccttcatgtgcataattttttttaaaagctaaagtttcacatgcgcatgcAAAACTATGTCTCCTTAGGGGCTCCTTATTTTTCCTCTTTCaatatgttttttctttctttcaaaattattttttattaaaaaaaaagtttctttttcaaaaatgtttctctttcaatttgtttctttcaaaaaaatttctctttgaaaactatttttctcattgaatatttttctatttcaaaattattttttccttcaaaattttttctcttttttactCTTTCAATGTAACAAGCCCCTGGTCTTTATTTATGTGtagtttgtgtttttcttctCCCTGTAGTGGCTCTCCATTTGGAAGGGGGTGGATACCAATTATCTGAAACCTATTTAAGAGCTGTTGTGGCACATTACAGAGAGAGCTACTTATTTGTTTGGAAACCCTTTGATTGTTGACATTTCTTTtggttttgttttacttttgttcAGGACAGTGAGTTTGACTTTGTTTAGTTAAACTAGTTTAGATGAAGTGTGGGTAAGTGAGCTGACCTGGAAGACTTTTTCCTGTGTTTGTCATTTTCTCTATCGGGAGTTAGGAAAGTTTTTACTCAGGAGATCCTGTAGTTTAGACTAGTTAGCTTATGTCCTGAACTTATGTATTTAGTTTTGCTTTGTCTTTAGCACCATTATATTTTCTATTAGTTTGTTTTGGTTTAACTCTTTTGTTTTGCCAAGTGACTtgtttgttttctattttttgactGGCTTAATGTGTTGGTCCCTGAATTGGGTCATAGAattgttttctttaaatttttttattcaaatttttttctctttcaatatttttttctctctttcaaaataaatttctttttcaaggttttttctcttttacagagcccctaaggggtcatggagcaaaaattaaataaagtttagtttcgcgtgcaaaaaaaatgaaagaggaAAAATTAGAAATAGAAAAATAATTtgaagagaaaaaaattaagataattttttaaagagatttttTGAAAGAGATTAATTTTTCATGTGTGGTCTTTtgaagagaaaaaaattgaatgaaaaaaatgaataaaaaaaattgaaagagaaaaaatgttgaaagagaaagagaaaaaaattgaaagagaaaagaatgaaagagaaaaaaaattgaaatgggaaaaaaattgaaagataaaaaaatttgaaagagaaaaaatttgaaagaaaaaaataatttgaaatGAATTAAATATTGAGTTTAGTTTTGggcgctcacgtgaaactatcgcgaaagtttcacgtgagcacccAAGTTTTCTTGTGAGcgcgcgaaactaaactttaaaaaaattctgcacatgaaggtttcctTAGTTATTTGATATTTAAGGTAGTGCTGGGccaagattaatcgcgattaatcacgtacaaaataaaagtgatttttggcataatatatgagtgtgtgctgtgtgtaattattatgtatatataaacacacacacattcatgtatgtatttaagaaatatttacatgtgaatatatgtttatttagatttttgtatattctatattatatataaataaaaaattctatataaattaaaaaattctgaaatgaaaatttgtttgtgtgtggttaaaaaacatcataattacacacagtacacacatatattatacaaaaaaaacttttattttgtatgcaattaatcattattaatctttgcccagcactaattttaGGGTGTCTGGTGGTTTGCTGATATTTTTGTGATTCACTGAATTATTTCACTTTTAATTctaacatatttacattttcttttcatGCACACAGCAATTCTATAAAATATTCTCAACATACTGTTGACTGTGTTTGTGGTGTGTTTCATTTCAGTGAGTCAGATCATTTCACTCAGTTCAATCAACTCACAATTTAAAACTGTGTTTTTCCAGATGACTCTAGGAACCTTGCATACGAATCACAACAAAAAACAccagaaaacaaaacaatatgaaATACAACATATTCttttattattgtattatattgataAATGTCCATCTGggaaaaaaaagaatacaacaggaaataaagaacaaactgtaatatatcaataataaaatatatacaagaGGAGTATAGCATTTATTAACACAATCTTTTCAAACTCTCTATACAACCGAATGGTTAAAAGTTCAGTGACAGTTTATACAGGCAATATCCAGACTGCAAATTTCCCATTATGACATCATCATCCCATCCGTCCAATCACAAGTGAAGTGACTGCATGCAGGTCAAGATCCACCCTCTTAATTTCCCTTAAATTTTTCCAGCTGACTCTAAGAGCAGACGACACGCACGCGTCTAACGTCTCGTTTGTGTGGACTTTTACTAAAGCATTTCA contains:
- the opn6a gene encoding opsin 6, group member a: MIIRLDIFNGDLRAGGDARRRFYRSCTRGLTHCARVSGDARSMSVRSALQVQVNIPWRNNNLSLMNNDQPLSDQGETIIGVYLLILGWLSWFGNSIVIFVLFKQRLSLQPTDYLTLNLAISDASISIFGYSRGILEIFNIFRDNGYLITSVWTCQVDGFFTLVFGLGSINTLTVISITRYIKGCHPNKAHCITNTVVIMSVIFIWIGALFWSGAPILGWGSYTDRGYGTCEIDWVKANYSTIHKSYIISILIFCFFMPVLIMLFSYISIINTVKRGNAMSAEGDLTDRQRKIERDVTVVSIVICTAFILAWSPYAVVSMWSAWGFHVPNLTSIFTRLFAKSASFYNPLIYFGLSSKFRRDVRVLLPCRGDGKDNVKLKRVKKIKGRADASPVDLREENQQKHEMKYRPEREPLNPAPSPDSGVGSHPESPPNNQHELCTDEHEPESECVRL